Proteins co-encoded in one endosymbiont 'TC1' of Trimyema compressum genomic window:
- a CDS encoding YceD family protein, with protein MMRLLLNKQVNTPKNFYISGFLPEFKNEVIIDGAYYFSENNALHVSGSLRTEISVCCDRCLKSFTSVLQTTFEEEFMSKDLAKTYYAYDNEGIDLDGIMYEILQSAMPEKFLCSESCKGLCDQCGIDLNKSICQCDTREINPKFEMLRSLLLED; from the coding sequence ATGATGAGATTATTATTAAATAAACAAGTAAATACTCCTAAAAATTTTTATATTTCTGGATTCCTTCCAGAATTTAAAAATGAAGTGATAATAGATGGTGCTTATTATTTTTCTGAAAATAATGCCCTTCATGTGTCTGGTTCATTGAGAACAGAAATAAGTGTATGTTGTGATCGTTGTTTAAAGTCATTTACCTCTGTATTGCAAACAACATTTGAAGAAGAGTTTATGTCTAAAGATCTAGCTAAAACTTACTATGCATATGACAATGAAGGTATTGATTTAGATGGAATTATGTATGAAATCTTACAATCAGCAATGCCCGAAAAGTTTTTATGTTCAGAGTCATGTAAGGGATTATGTGATCAATGTGGTATTGATTTAAATAAATCTATTTGTCAATGTGATACACGAGAAATCAATCCTAAGTTTGAGATGTTAAGGTCCTTATTATTGGAGGATTAG
- the rpmF gene encoding 50S ribosomal protein L32, producing MGVPKRRTSKSKKNMRRSAWRKMDAPAIAECPQCHELKEPHKVCPTCGFYKGKQVLAVENN from the coding sequence ATGGGAGTACCTAAAAGAAGAACGTCAAAATCCAAAAAGAATATGAGAAGATCTGCCTGGAGAAAAATGGATGCCCCAGCGATTGCTGAATGTCCTCAGTGTCATGAGTTGAAAGAACCCCACAAGGTTTGCCCAACTTGTGGTTTTTATAAAGGAAAGCAAGTACTTGCTGTAGAAAACAATTAA
- the dxs gene encoding 1-deoxy-D-xylulose-5-phosphate synthase produces MILENIKSPEDLKKVNEKNLRPLCEEIREYIESVVNKNGGHLASNLGAVELTVAMHRSFDAPKDKIIFDVGHQSYTHKILTGRYEAFKTLRQYKGLSGFPKRSESPYDPFDTGHSSTSISAALGIATARDIEKEDFQIVAHIGDGALTGGMAFEAMNHLGHLQSKVIIVLNDNEMSISENIGGVSKYLSRLSSGNAYRRFKQSLNVSLSKTAVGRKSRRVLSRFKGSIKYLFSKKGVLFEQFGLTYLGPYDGHDVIGLEEGFKIAKFVEGPVLLHVVTTKGKGNEEAEYNPEKFHGVSPGKGKKYRSLTEFFGSRLVELAKENKKITAITAAMCTGTGLDIFRKEFPQRFFDVSIAEQHGLTFAAGQSVQGLHPVISIYATFMQRGVDQIIHDICLQNLPVTMISDRAGLVGEDGETHHGIFDIALFGAIPNLVFMEPKDGKELEAMLTFATVYNGPTMIRFPKGSSPIFSAEVSPIVLGEMEMILDNNGKCCIVALGTEETMALYIAEELKKKNILIDVINPRFIKPINQFWLDKLNSYNQVFTIENHVVVGGFGSFIKSQLNKAKVYSFGLPNVFMPHGSIEEIRKEVGFTRNQILKEIEEKVVE; encoded by the coding sequence ATGATTTTAGAAAATATTAAATCTCCTGAGGATTTAAAGAAAGTTAATGAAAAAAATCTAAGACCTTTATGCGAAGAGATTAGAGAATATATAGAGAGTGTTGTTAATAAAAATGGAGGTCATTTAGCTTCCAACCTAGGTGCAGTAGAGCTAACCGTTGCAATGCACCGTTCTTTTGATGCGCCAAAAGATAAAATAATCTTCGATGTAGGCCATCAAAGCTATACCCATAAAATATTAACTGGCCGTTATGAGGCTTTTAAAACTTTGAGACAATACAAAGGGTTAAGTGGTTTTCCTAAACGTTCAGAAAGCCCTTATGATCCGTTTGATACAGGACATAGCAGTACTTCTATATCAGCTGCATTAGGGATAGCAACGGCAAGAGATATTGAAAAAGAAGATTTTCAAATAGTAGCACATATTGGTGATGGAGCCTTAACAGGTGGCATGGCTTTTGAGGCAATGAACCATTTAGGTCATTTACAGTCGAAAGTAATCATTGTACTAAATGATAATGAAATGTCTATTTCAGAAAATATTGGCGGTGTATCTAAGTATTTAAGTCGCCTTAGTTCTGGGAATGCGTATAGACGTTTTAAACAAAGTTTAAATGTTAGTTTATCTAAGACGGCAGTCGGTAGGAAATCTAGAAGAGTTTTAAGTCGCTTTAAAGGTAGTATTAAATATTTATTTTCAAAGAAGGGTGTATTATTTGAACAGTTTGGATTAACTTATCTTGGACCCTATGATGGTCATGATGTAATTGGTTTAGAGGAAGGCTTTAAAATAGCTAAGTTTGTAGAGGGTCCCGTTTTACTCCATGTTGTTACTACAAAAGGAAAAGGTAACGAAGAAGCAGAATACAATCCTGAAAAATTTCATGGAGTATCACCAGGAAAAGGAAAAAAATATAGAAGTTTAACAGAGTTTTTTGGTTCCCGTTTAGTTGAGTTAGCAAAAGAAAATAAAAAAATAACGGCTATTACAGCGGCTATGTGCACTGGTACAGGTTTAGATATTTTCAGAAAAGAGTTTCCTCAAAGATTCTTTGATGTGAGTATAGCGGAGCAACATGGTTTAACATTTGCAGCTGGACAAAGTGTACAGGGTTTACATCCTGTTATTTCCATTTATGCAACCTTTATGCAGAGAGGAGTAGATCAAATTATTCATGATATTTGTTTACAGAATCTACCGGTTACTATGATTTCTGATAGAGCCGGTCTTGTAGGTGAAGATGGAGAAACCCATCATGGAATATTTGATATTGCCTTGTTTGGCGCCATTCCCAATCTTGTGTTTATGGAGCCTAAAGATGGTAAGGAATTAGAAGCTATGCTGACATTTGCTACAGTGTATAATGGACCAACAATGATTCGTTTTCCAAAAGGAAGTTCACCTATTTTTAGTGCAGAAGTCAGTCCTATAGTACTTGGTGAGATGGAAATGATTCTTGATAACAATGGGAAGTGTTGCATAGTAGCTTTGGGAACTGAGGAGACAATGGCTCTTTATATTGCAGAAGAATTAAAAAAGAAAAATATTTTAATTGATGTAATTAATCCAAGATTTATTAAACCGATTAATCAATTTTGGCTAGATAAACTCAATAGTTATAACCAAGTGTTTACTATTGAAAATCATGTTGTAGTAGGCGGGTTTGGTTCTTTTATAAAATCTCAATTGAATAAGGCTAAAGTTTATAGTTTTGGTTTGCCTAATGTATTTATGCCTCATGGAAGTATTGAAGAGATCAGAAAGGAAGTAGGTTTTACTAGAAATCAAATTCTAAAAGAAATTGAGGAAAAGGTAGTTGAGTAA
- a CDS encoding ABC transporter ATP-binding protein: MSVILEVKKLIKKYGDFGAVNDISFTVEKQSLFAFLGPNGAGKSTTINIIATLLEKTSGDILVNGYHVGSEDQMVRQNIGIVFQNSMLDELLTVRENIVLRSALYKISKKECEKRLEEMHGYIGLNDILDRPYGKLSGGQKRKSDIARALIHYPTILFLDEPTTGLDPKTRIQVWKTIKKLQVEKQITIFLTTHYMEEAAGADEVVIINKGQIVGEGTPSQLKDEYSIDTVKITPFDMTAYILYINDKGLKHDVVADQVIIPVKNSTDALILLKESECYIESFEVLKGNMDDVFLNITGEALRGEGGI, encoded by the coding sequence ATGTCAGTTATTTTAGAAGTTAAAAAACTCATTAAGAAGTATGGGGATTTTGGAGCTGTAAATGATATTTCTTTTACAGTTGAAAAACAGTCTTTGTTTGCTTTTTTAGGTCCTAATGGAGCTGGGAAATCAACTACTATAAATATTATTGCTACATTGCTTGAAAAAACATCAGGGGATATTCTTGTTAATGGCTATCATGTTGGTTCAGAGGATCAAATGGTTAGGCAAAATATTGGTATTGTTTTTCAAAATAGTATGCTAGATGAGTTATTAACAGTAAGAGAAAATATTGTATTGAGATCTGCACTGTATAAAATATCCAAAAAAGAATGCGAAAAAAGACTTGAAGAAATGCATGGATACATTGGCTTAAATGATATTTTAGATCGTCCGTATGGAAAATTATCCGGTGGGCAAAAAAGAAAATCAGATATTGCCAGAGCCCTTATTCATTATCCAACTATCCTATTTTTAGATGAGCCAACAACAGGACTAGATCCTAAAACGAGAATACAGGTTTGGAAAACAATTAAGAAATTACAAGTTGAAAAACAGATAACAATTTTTCTGACTACCCATTATATGGAAGAGGCTGCTGGAGCAGATGAGGTTGTTATTATTAATAAAGGACAAATAGTTGGGGAGGGTACACCTTCTCAGCTTAAAGATGAATACAGTATTGATACAGTTAAAATCACACCCTTTGATATGACTGCTTATATTTTATACATAAATGATAAAGGACTAAAACACGATGTTGTAGCTGATCAAGTTATTATTCCAGTAAAAAATAGTACAGATGCTTTAATACTCCTCAAAGAATCAGAATGTTATATTGAATCTTTTGAAGTTTTAAAGGGAAATATGGATGACGTATTTTTAAATATTACTGGAGAAGCATTAAGAGGAGAAGGGGGGATATAA
- a CDS encoding ABC transporter permease, translating to MIVWALTRRNLKNFIRNKSNVFFSFLSILIIILLYVFFLGQLQINLLEAYAPDAARVDIQFLTNSWMMAGVILVSTITLPLGFYAVMVADYENENISDFLCAPLRRRRLVLSYTLAAFIIGGILTFINFILAEIYIVLRGGALLVPVSMIKAILVILLCLLVSTTILYFVISFVKKMNVFSILSTVVGTIIGFLAGIFVPIGTLPTIAQTAIKLFPLSYGAVLTRQIFMEEPMRRVFNGVPEHLRIAYENDYGVTVTFNDMEVTTGVMIAILLGTAAIATIISVIRARNIKFK from the coding sequence ATGATAGTATGGGCATTAACTAGGCGTAACTTAAAGAATTTTATAAGAAATAAATCTAATGTTTTCTTTTCTTTTCTATCGATTTTAATAATTATTTTGCTGTATGTTTTTTTTCTAGGTCAACTGCAGATTAATTTACTCGAAGCTTATGCACCAGATGCAGCACGAGTGGATATACAGTTTTTAACTAATAGTTGGATGATGGCTGGCGTTATATTAGTTAGTACGATTACTTTGCCATTAGGTTTTTATGCAGTGATGGTGGCTGACTACGAAAATGAAAATATTAGTGATTTTCTGTGTGCTCCCTTGAGAAGAAGACGCCTCGTTTTAAGCTATACTTTAGCGGCCTTTATAATTGGGGGTATATTGACATTCATTAATTTTATTTTAGCGGAAATATATATTGTCTTAAGAGGTGGTGCATTATTAGTGCCTGTTTCCATGATTAAAGCAATTCTTGTAATATTGCTTTGCTTGTTGGTATCAACAACTATTCTCTATTTTGTTATTTCATTTGTCAAAAAAATGAATGTATTTTCTATTTTGAGTACAGTTGTAGGGACAATTATTGGATTTTTAGCTGGAATATTTGTACCCATTGGTACTTTGCCTACTATAGCCCAGACTGCTATTAAGCTTTTTCCCTTGTCCTATGGCGCTGTCTTAACGCGACAAATTTTTATGGAAGAACCCATGAGAAGAGTCTTTAATGGGGTTCCAGAACACCTAAGAATTGCTTATGAAAATGATTATGGTGTTACAGTTACTTTTAATGATATGGAAGTTACTACAGGCGTTATGATTGCCATTCTTTTAGGAACTGCAGCAATAGCAACTATTATTTCAGTTATTAGAGCGCGTAATATTAAGTTCAAATAA
- a CDS encoding MFS transporter — protein MTLVTITYGSILGFLPIYAVNRGVADVGLFFTVFAISLLIVRPIFGKLTDILGFDYVVIPSLISVLIGMIALSTATSLGSFLLVGLIYGIGFGGCHSSLQTMAILNTPRERLGAANATFFTGFDLGIGLGSILFGIFAAQLGYQLMYGLTTIAIVAALIYYLIVRRNK, from the coding sequence ATGACACTGGTTACTATAACTTATGGCTCAATTCTTGGTTTTTTACCAATTTACGCTGTTAATAGAGGCGTTGCCGACGTAGGTTTATTCTTTACAGTATTTGCAATATCCTTATTAATAGTAAGACCTATATTCGGAAAACTAACAGATATTTTAGGCTTTGATTACGTAGTCATTCCCTCACTCATCAGTGTCTTAATTGGTATGATTGCACTATCAACAGCTACTTCATTAGGCAGTTTCTTACTTGTAGGTCTCATTTATGGTATCGGTTTTGGTGGTTGTCACTCTAGTCTCCAGACTATGGCTATCCTTAATACCCCTAGAGAAAGGCTTGGTGCCGCCAATGCAACCTTCTTTACTGGCTTTGATTTAGGTATTGGATTAGGTTCGATACTATTTGGTATTTTTGCAGCTCAGTTAGGCTATCAGCTCATGTATGGCTTAACAACTATAGCTATCGTTGCTGCCCTAATCTACTATTTAATAGTAAGGAGAAACAAATAG
- a CDS encoding MFS transporter — MTDFRNVKTPLWTKDFIIILLTNLFLYFSFQLLLPTLPVYIQSLGGSDGIIGLVTGISTIAAIISRPLAGIFLDRIGKKGIFLTGLLIFIVAVLAYRWLPTVLLILIFRFIHGFGWGISTTSISTVVSDKIPRKRFGEGIGYFSLTGRKSSHGCCSSNWLIYYKYVLI, encoded by the coding sequence ATGACAGACTTTAGAAATGTAAAAACCCCACTATGGACAAAAGACTTTATTATTATTTTATTAACTAACTTATTCTTATATTTTTCTTTTCAATTACTTTTACCAACTCTACCTGTTTACATTCAATCATTAGGAGGCTCTGATGGAATTATTGGACTTGTTACAGGTATTTCTACTATTGCTGCTATTATTTCAAGACCTTTAGCAGGAATTTTTTTAGATAGGATAGGTAAAAAAGGTATATTTTTAACTGGATTACTTATTTTTATTGTTGCTGTATTAGCTTATCGTTGGCTACCAACAGTACTATTAATACTTATTTTTAGATTTATACATGGTTTTGGTTGGGGAATTTCAACAACCTCTATAAGTACTGTTGTTTCAGATAAAATTCCTAGAAAACGATTTGGTGAAGGAATAGGCTACTTTAGTCTCACCGGAAGGAAGTCTAGCCATGGCTGCTGCTCCAGCAATTGGCTTATTTATTATAAGTACGTACTCATTTAA
- a CDS encoding ferredoxin, with product MKSYVDKGTCIGCESCVNECPEIFFMDDEGLAEAKDVELTGVLLEKASEVEEVCPVEAISIK from the coding sequence ATGAAATCATATGTAGATAAGGGTACATGTATTGGTTGTGAAAGCTGTGTAAATGAGTGTCCTGAAATATTTTTTATGGATGATGAGGGACTAGCTGAAGCTAAAGATGTTGAGTTAACTGGGGTATTATTAGAAAAGGCCTCAGAAGTAGAAGAGGTCTGTCCTGTTGAAGCCATTTCAATTAAGTAG